One Phaseolus vulgaris cultivar G19833 chromosome 2, P. vulgaris v2.0, whole genome shotgun sequence DNA window includes the following coding sequences:
- the LOC137809095 gene encoding uncharacterized protein, producing the protein MARSKITANPPPSSRNPSSQVPNPSRAPGASSSQAERPATSHPNLAQATPPIAGDLMLGKGKLAELRALARAHGLASGSQTVPNSVVEIAAAQGRSPPKGPAPSEALPAQQCKKLILRKPKRKAPQVVHEDEEEDDEATEDGLITKRRRVAPSSPPAPPPLATPTPPSPPAPTPTPPSPPAPTPPVQAVPLAAAFPVVEATEPNFMENPPSASTPFISAGEGPPSTASNAEAAPGGDEGAHNSPIIITESPTSPPRQEAPIQQPIQEGGGENQHQAPSAPPPTVVPNLPLAVKGMWEPFTTKLRMMAEDLLSIISKAVEKIDHSRVEDAMSTELRATRKEATDLRHKVHLLAQEKIELESKLVPYRLKVADLEASIKADAAKVESLEKRSVDREVLLGQVEKERDDTMAKLAEARKENEKIAAELAQAQAESKKVAEDLLQARETTEELKKRANELEQQTEGLKKQTEELELSSAQILAAGFDAALEQFACHYPALDLSMVSLNNEVVDGKIVPSED; encoded by the exons atggctcgttcaaagatcaccgcgaatcctcctccttcgtcacgaaacccttcatccCAAGTGCCCAACCCATCGCGAGCACCTGGagcttcttcttcccaggctgagaggcctgcaacctctcaccccaaccttgctcaggcaactccacccatCGCCGGAG atctcatgctgggtAAAGGAAAACTAGccgaattgagggcgctcgcccgagctcatgggttggcgtcgggctcccagactgtgcccaactcagtggtggagatcgccgctgcccagggcagatcgccccctaaaggcccagctccttcggAAGCCTTACCCGCCCAACAATGCAAGAAACTCATCctaaggaagccaaagaggaaagctcctcaggtggtccatgaggatgaagaagaagacgatgaggcaactgaggatggcctcatcacaaaaaggagaagggtggcaccttcttcaccacctgccccacctcCTCTtgcaacaccaacaccgccttctccgccagctccaactccaacaccgccttctcccccagctcccacACCGCCAGTTCAAGCAGTACCCTTGGCGGCTGCatttcctgtggttgaggctactgagcccaactttatggagaatcctccgagcgcctccacgccattcatatccgctggagagggtcctccttcaactgcttCAAACGCCGAAGCCgcgccaggtggggatgaaggtgctcacaactcgcccATTATCATCACTGAGTCCCCCACGTCACCACCGCGCCAAGAAGCTCCAATTCAACAACCAATCCAAGAGGGCGGTGGTGAGaaccagcaccaggctccttcagcgcctCCACCAACAGTGGTTCCCAACCTTCCCCTTGCGGTTAAAGGGATGTGGGAACCCTTCACAACCAAACTCAGAATGATGGCAGAAGACCTTctctccatcatatcaaaagctgtggaga agatcgaccattcgcgcgtggaggacgccatgagcactGAACTGAGGGCGACGcgtaaggaggccaccgatctgcgCCATAaggtgcacctcctagctcaagagaaaattgagctggagagcaaactggtcccctaccgtctcaaggtggctgacttggaagcgtcgatcaaagcagatgctGCCAAGGTTGAaagccttgagaagaggtcagtagatcgggaggtcctcttggGACAAGTTGAAAAagagagggacgacaccatggctaagctCGCTGAGGccagaaaggagaatgaaaagatcgccgcagagctggcccaggcgcaggcggaatccaagaaggttgctgaagacctccttcaagctcgtgaaacaactgaagaactcaagaaacgaGCTAATGAGCTAGAGCAGCAgaccgaggggctcaagaagcaaactgaagagctcgagctgagctccgcccaaatcCTTGCTGCTGGatttgacgccgccctggagcaatttgCCTGCCACTACCCTGCtctggacctctccatggtgtcgctaaacaacgaagtggtggatgggaagatcgttccttctgaagactag